The following proteins come from a genomic window of Suricata suricatta isolate VVHF042 chromosome 5, meerkat_22Aug2017_6uvM2_HiC, whole genome shotgun sequence:
- the LOC115292589 gene encoding keratin-associated protein 21-1-like isoform X2: MCCNYYRNSCGSCGYGCGCGSGYGSGSGCSGCVYGSRYGCGYGCGYGSGYGNGSCCGYGSRYGCGYGSGCCTY; encoded by the exons ATGTGTTGCAATTACTATAGAAACTCATGTGGTAGCTGTGGTTATGGCTGTGGCTGTGGTTCTGGAtatggctctggctctggct GCTCTGGCTGTGTCTATGGTTCCAGATATGGCTGTGGCTATGGTTGTGGATATGGCTCTGGCTATGGCAATGGCTCTTGCTGTGGATATGGTTCCAGATATGGCTGTGGCTATGGAAGCGGCTGCTGTACCTACTGA
- the LOC115292589 gene encoding keratin-associated protein 21-1-like isoform X1: protein MCCNYYRNSCGSCGYGCGCGSGYGSGSGCGYKSGYGSGCVYGSRYGCGYGCGYGSGYGNGSCCGYGSRYGCGYGSGCCTY, encoded by the exons ATGTGTTGCAATTACTATAGAAACTCATGTGGTAGCTGTGGTTATGGCTGTGGCTGTGGTTCTGGAtatggctctggctctggctgtgGATACAAATCTGGCTATG GCTCTGGCTGTGTCTATGGTTCCAGATATGGCTGTGGCTATGGTTGTGGATATGGCTCTGGCTATGGCAATGGCTCTTGCTGTGGATATGGTTCCAGATATGGCTGTGGCTATGGAAGCGGCTGCTGTACCTACTGA